The Mesorhizobium sp. M1D.F.Ca.ET.043.01.1.1 genome contains a region encoding:
- a CDS encoding isoprenylcysteine carboxylmethyltransferase family protein — MAFIWFIYAAWLLLIVYLTVQAIGVKPDTEPHLLQSFGLMFAMIAAFLLPRLPLFAFVNFAPVNPVLSSIGAVLAVAGMALLVWARQILGRNWSQTVSAKQDHELVTSGPYRLLRHPMYTGGLLACIGSAIAVGGPFVFLLVLLGAIFIWRVGAEDRLLARQFPDEFPDYARRTNALIPFVW; from the coding sequence ATGGCTTTCATCTGGTTCATCTACGCCGCCTGGCTGCTGCTGATTGTCTATCTGACTGTTCAGGCGATTGGTGTGAAACCCGATACGGAACCGCATCTGCTGCAGAGTTTCGGACTGATGTTTGCCATGATCGCGGCTTTCCTGCTGCCGCGCCTGCCATTGTTTGCCTTCGTCAATTTCGCACCCGTCAACCCCGTCCTGAGCAGCATCGGCGCCGTTCTGGCGGTTGCCGGCATGGCGCTGCTGGTCTGGGCGCGGCAGATCCTCGGCCGCAACTGGAGCCAGACCGTTTCCGCCAAGCAGGACCATGAGCTGGTGACGTCCGGCCCATACCGCCTGCTGCGCCATCCCATGTATACGGGCGGCCTGCTCGCATGCATCGGCTCGGCGATCGCGGTTGGCGGGCCATTCGTCTTTCTCCTCGTCCTGCTGGGGGCAATCTTCATCTGGCGCGTCGGCGCCGAGGATCGGCTCCTGGCGCGTCAGTTTCCCGATGAATTCCCGGACTATGCGCGTCGAACCAACGCGCTCATCCCCTTCGTCTGGTAG
- the ppk2 gene encoding polyphosphate kinase 2, with translation MNELKTNSGAKDWLEAELEDTLDEDYELELSEPALSLEIAKIYKKSHPPSMERMTYFRELLRLQSELIKLQSWVAYHKKKLVVIFEGRDSAGKGGVIKRITQRLNPRIARVVALPAPTEREKSQWYFQRYVPHLPAGGEIVLFDRSWYNRSGVERVMGFADQHQVEEFFHDVPEFERMLVRSGITLVKYWFSITDEEQQMRFLMRIHDPMKQWKLSPMDLQSRVRWEQYTKAKEETFARTNIKEAPWFIVEGNDKKRARLNCIDHLLQQLPYEDVPHEEITLPERVFNPQYERQVLPRELYVPEKY, from the coding sequence ATGAACGAACTCAAAACAAATTCCGGGGCGAAGGACTGGCTCGAAGCCGAACTCGAGGACACGCTCGACGAAGATTATGAGCTCGAGCTTTCCGAACCTGCGCTCTCGCTCGAGATCGCCAAGATCTATAAGAAGTCGCATCCGCCCTCCATGGAGCGGATGACCTATTTCCGCGAGCTGCTCAGGCTGCAGTCGGAACTGATCAAGCTGCAGTCCTGGGTCGCCTACCACAAGAAGAAGCTGGTGGTGATCTTCGAGGGCCGCGACTCCGCCGGCAAGGGTGGCGTCATCAAGCGCATCACCCAGCGGCTCAACCCGCGCATCGCCCGTGTCGTGGCCTTGCCGGCGCCGACCGAGCGCGAGAAGTCGCAATGGTATTTCCAGCGCTACGTGCCGCATCTCCCCGCTGGCGGCGAGATCGTGCTGTTCGACCGTTCCTGGTACAACCGCTCCGGCGTCGAGCGCGTCATGGGCTTCGCCGACCAGCATCAGGTCGAGGAGTTCTTCCACGACGTGCCGGAATTCGAGCGCATGCTGGTCCGTTCCGGCATCACACTGGTCAAATACTGGTTCTCGATCACCGACGAGGAGCAGCAGATGCGCTTCCTGATGCGCATCCACGATCCGATGAAGCAGTGGAAGCTCTCGCCGATGGACCTGCAGTCGCGCGTGCGCTGGGAGCAGTACACCAAGGCCAAGGAGGAGACCTTCGCCCGCACCAACATCAAGGAAGCCCCCTGGTTCATCGTCGAGGGCAACGATAAGAAGCGCGCCCGGCTGAACTGCATCGACCATCTCTTGCAGCAACTGCCTTACGAGGACGTGCCGCACGAGGAGATCACGCTGCCCGAGCGCGTCTTCAACCCGCAATACGAGCGCCAGGTGCTGCCGCGCGAACTCTACGTGCCGGAGAAGTATTGA
- a CDS encoding dihydrofolate reductase family protein, whose product MSKLCVNAFTLALDGYGAGPDQTLENPLGVGGEGLHKWLIDTRTFREMVIGVDGGTTDIDDSFAARSFENVGAWILGRNMFGPIRGEWPDENWKGWWGDNPPYHVPTFVLTHYKRDPIVMDGGTTFYFVTDGIHSALEQAKAAANGKDVRVGGGVSTIRQYLQEKLIDEMHLAISPILLGSGEHLFAGLDMLKLGYRCTSQVATANATHVTIGRA is encoded by the coding sequence ATGTCCAAGCTGTGTGTCAACGCTTTCACCTTGGCGCTCGACGGCTACGGCGCCGGTCCTGATCAAACTCTCGAAAACCCGCTCGGCGTCGGCGGCGAAGGTCTGCATAAGTGGCTGATCGACACCCGCACCTTTCGCGAGATGGTAATCGGCGTGGACGGCGGCACCACCGACATCGATGACAGCTTCGCCGCGCGCAGCTTCGAGAATGTCGGCGCCTGGATCCTCGGCCGCAACATGTTCGGGCCAATCCGCGGCGAATGGCCCGACGAGAACTGGAAAGGCTGGTGGGGCGACAACCCGCCCTACCACGTCCCGACCTTCGTACTGACCCATTACAAGCGCGATCCAATAGTCATGGATGGCGGCACGACGTTCTATTTCGTCACCGACGGCATCCATTCGGCGCTCGAACAGGCGAAGGCGGCGGCAAACGGAAAGGATGTGCGCGTCGGCGGCGGCGTTTCCACCATCCGGCAATATCTCCAGGAGAAGCTGATCGACGAGATGCATCTCGCGATCTCGCCAATCCTGCTCGGCTCCGGCGAGCACCTTTTCGCAGGCCTCGATATGTTGAAGCTCGGCTACCGCTGCACCAGCCAGGTCGCGACGGCAAACGCCACGCATGTGACGATCGGGCGGGCGTAG
- a CDS encoding DUF2066 domain-containing protein, translated as MSGFSRLAASFIGLFAICLVSRVAMAATTAELYQAQTIVTGTGEPNRQIGFKDCLDKVLVKVSGDQRLTQKPEMLALRGKAADFVQSFRYHDRLEGIPVHDEQGTHDRPHDLTCLYKPAVIDKLLAQLGSKPWHGERPTLAVLLTAEQGARHFVLTADEDRGETMRESFGNATAPMLMRVTFPKAAQLAGLNEKGLRAAEMAKLDRLAKGTGASKTLAGSIVWSDKDLGWIADWRLADRGKTYQWQVRGVSFDEAFRVAVRGAAQILSGNGQP; from the coding sequence ATGTCAGGATTTTCTCGTCTCGCAGCCAGTTTTATCGGCCTGTTCGCCATCTGCCTCGTCTCTCGCGTCGCCATGGCTGCGACCACCGCCGAGCTCTACCAGGCGCAGACCATCGTCACCGGCACCGGCGAACCGAACCGGCAGATCGGCTTCAAGGATTGCCTGGACAAGGTGCTGGTCAAGGTCTCCGGCGACCAGCGGCTGACGCAGAAGCCGGAGATGCTGGCGCTGCGTGGCAAGGCGGCCGACTTCGTCCAATCCTTCCGCTACCACGACCGGCTGGAAGGCATTCCGGTCCATGACGAGCAAGGCACGCATGACAGGCCGCACGATCTCACCTGCCTCTACAAGCCCGCCGTGATCGACAAGCTCCTGGCGCAGCTCGGCAGCAAGCCCTGGCACGGCGAGCGGCCGACGCTCGCCGTCCTGCTCACGGCCGAGCAAGGCGCGAGGCATTTCGTGCTGACGGCCGACGAGGATCGCGGCGAGACGATGCGCGAGTCCTTCGGCAATGCCACCGCGCCGATGCTGATGCGCGTCACCTTTCCAAAGGCCGCTCAGCTTGCCGGGCTCAATGAAAAGGGGTTGCGAGCCGCCGAGATGGCAAAGCTCGACCGGCTTGCAAAGGGAACTGGCGCCAGCAAGACGCTAGCCGGCAGCATCGTGTGGAGCGACAAGGACCTCGGCTGGATCGCCGACTGGCGGCTGGCCGATCGCGGCAAGACCTATCAATGGCAAGTCCGCGGCGTCAGCTTCGACGAGGCCTTTCGCGTGGCTGTGAGGGGTGCGGCGCAAATTCTATCGGGGAATGGTCAGCCGTAA
- the hemB gene encoding porphobilinogen synthase, which translates to MNRITPAKPAGARSVDEITGSRRLRRMRKADWSRRLVQENQLSVNDLIWPIFVVDGKNVREPIAAMPDVYRLSVDLAVKEAERAAKLGIPAIATFPNVELSLRDETGSHILDPENIINRATRAIKDAVPEIGIITDAALDPFTSHGHDGILRDGIIVNDQTVEQVAAAAVIQAAAGADIIAPSDMMDGRIGAIRDALDANGFQDVAIMSYATKFASAFYGPYREAVGTAGLLKGDKKTYYIDHANSDEAVREAEQDLAEGADMLMVKPGLPYLDIIRRLKDELQMPTFAYQVSGEYSMIKAAAANGWIDGEKAMLESLLALKRAGCDGILTYFAPTVAEMLRG; encoded by the coding sequence ATGAACAGAATCACCCCCGCGAAACCCGCAGGCGCGCGCAGCGTTGACGAGATCACCGGCAGCCGGCGGCTGAGGCGCATGCGCAAGGCCGACTGGTCGCGCCGGCTGGTGCAGGAGAACCAGCTCTCGGTGAACGACCTGATCTGGCCGATCTTCGTCGTCGACGGCAAAAATGTGCGCGAGCCGATCGCCGCCATGCCGGACGTCTATCGCCTCTCCGTCGATCTCGCGGTCAAAGAGGCGGAGCGAGCCGCCAAGCTCGGCATCCCCGCTATCGCCACTTTCCCAAATGTCGAGCTTTCGCTGCGCGACGAGACCGGGTCGCACATCCTCGACCCGGAAAACATCATCAACCGCGCCACGCGCGCCATCAAGGACGCGGTGCCGGAGATCGGCATCATCACCGACGCCGCGCTCGATCCGTTCACCAGCCACGGCCACGACGGTATCTTGCGCGACGGCATCATCGTCAACGACCAGACGGTGGAGCAGGTGGCGGCGGCGGCCGTCATCCAGGCAGCGGCGGGCGCCGACATCATCGCGCCGTCCGACATGATGGACGGCCGCATCGGCGCAATCCGCGACGCGCTCGACGCCAACGGTTTCCAGGACGTGGCGATCATGTCCTACGCGACGAAATTCGCCTCTGCCTTCTACGGTCCCTATCGCGAGGCGGTGGGCACCGCCGGCCTCCTCAAGGGCGACAAGAAGACCTACTATATCGACCACGCCAATTCCGACGAAGCCGTACGCGAAGCGGAGCAGGACCTCGCCGAAGGCGCCGACATGCTGATGGTGAAGCCGGGTCTGCCCTATCTCGACATCATCCGCCGGCTGAAGGACGAACTGCAGATGCCCACCTTCGCCTACCAGGTGTCGGGCGAATATTCGATGATCAAGGCAGCGGCCGCCAATGGCTGGATCGACGGCGAGAAGGCGATGCTGGAATCGCTTCTCGCCTTAAAACGCGCCGGCTGCGACGGCATTCTCACCTATTTCGCGCCGACCGTGGCGGAGATGCTGAGGGGCTAG